The region AAATTGAATTTTCCTTTCAGAAATGAtcatttgtaaacattttttcttttaacaatgTAGAGTTATTTAATTGCTAAATGTAATTCTTTtgaaagattgaaataaattatcCCTCGAGGAACTAAAATAAGTGTAATAAATAAGGCTGGTGTCGGGATCGGgccgatacccggccttatttcaaggtatcggtactcgcgtgTTGGCCACCCGCTTATGgccaaatttgaagaatagAAGAGCAGAATATTTCCTTTAAATTCgagcaattttaaagaaaatattgggatatacaagtatttatttaaagggatacttgactcattgagccatttccagcagtaaaaagtttgtattttgtccagaatgaattattttttgtattttgataggtcattacctacttcttcagcacaggtgatgccatcttcagtcgacagcaagtggaaaaaatcgtttttaaagGCATTAATTCTtcgtgaaaaataatgaagttatcaagttcaatctggacaaaatattaactttttacttctgaaaatggctcaatgagttaagtatccctttaaaaaatatctggCCCTTTTGAGGAGAAattatatcaaaagtactaatgtatcagtacttggtatcggtattagggctgggaatctttgaatgtctcacgatttgattcaattccgAATTTTGGGTCTACGATTggattcagaatcaatattcgattaagaacaatttttgattcaaaattatttgattgacaatgatttttgcttcaatctaaggatgtgcaaggaatcgtaatgatctactccagtctgactcgctaatgctaattagcgcgctactcgcggcactttcatCATTCAAAAGAACGGCCCCACACAACTTTCATTGGAATaatttgactttttccttctagtctctaatgtggctacaacttaacagtgtattagacctcatggaaccacactgtccctcagtggccaaaccgggtacaacatgaacagcgctccaaataaaggcacacacagacaaaggcaagatagtataaaattatttaaataaaatcaattttgggacatttaaaatagattctgaatcgtactaaatgagaatcgcgattcttatgagaatcgattttttggcacacccctaatcgGTATCTACTCAAAGttaagtggtatcgaacatccctaataataaatGCTTGTAAAGCAAGTCAACAAATTACTTCATAGAATTTTCAGTTATTGATTCCAATGAGAACTTAAAAAATTTTTAGCTGCTaggattaatattgcattgagGAAATAAAATCactacattattaaaaaataaataaatttgaattcTTCAATGAGGtactatatataaatatatcattttattataattgttttttcttctcaccTGCTGCACCAGTTTGTTTCGGATGGCGTTCACTTTGGCCTTGATGCTCTCCTGGGCGTCTGTGGCGTCTTGATTGGGCAAGCCCAGCATGTCCTGCAGGGAGCTGTGGTCCAGTTCCCCCTCAGCATCCTCTGAACAATCAACACTTCGATGAGCGTTCACGTCTTTGAGAGTGAAAAGCAACAAACGCGACTAACACTACCTTGGGCTTCGGTGCAGACCCCCTGGCCCCGAGTGAGGGCATGAAGCGGCCTGGCCTCGCCGGGCCTGGGCATGCAGCGTAGGCCGCGTGCGCAGTGGGCCGTGTGGACCCCGCAGTCGCTCCCCCTTTCCAGGGCGCAGGCCATGCAGCAGCCGCAGCCGGGCTCCCTCAGCACCTGCCCGCAGCCGCTGGGGACGACGGGGCACTCGCTCAGCTTCTCCTGGGTGCAGGGGGCGCATCGAATTGGCTCGGGGCCCACCACCGGGGACgccctcgccgccgccgccaccgcggCCAAAACCACGGCCGTCAGCAGCATCTTCTTCTCGTGTAATCCGCACATCTTTGCACTTTTCCTGCCGCCGTCTCCTCACGCGGCCGTATTTATGCTCTGGCGAGCGTTAATCATTGACACGCCGccgacagatataaaatatttgtgacATAGATGCGGTAAACAGAAGGTTGACCCCGCTTGACGTACGTGGTTGAAGGTTCACAGGGTCTGCGGTCAATATTGACTTTGGAAGGCGGTGATTGGACATCAAAACAAGCTGGGTCGGAGGGAAGGGGGGGCGGGCGTTTTACTGAAGAGGTTAGGAAAACATTCGTGGCTTTAAGATGTCTCAATGGAGGAGGGAATAACATGTTTGGTTTTGCGTGCTGTTTTGACACCAAGTCGTTTTGTTCCAGTAGCCTCTTTGGTGAAGGTTCATCTTATCAGGAAAGGGGAGATAAACAAGGCCATGAGACACCAACACACCCACGCGGCCCCCTTTTATTGCATAACACTACCAGAGTCATAACATGTTTGTGT is a window of Vanacampus margaritifer isolate UIUO_Vmar chromosome 2, RoL_Vmar_1.0, whole genome shotgun sequence DNA encoding:
- the LOC144042699 gene encoding insulin-like growth factor-binding protein 1; the encoded protein is MCGLHEKKMLLTAVVLAAVAAAARASPVVGPEPIRCAPCTQEKLSECPVVPSGCGQVLREPGCGCCMACALERGSDCGVHTAHCARGLRCMPRPGEARPLHALTRGQGVCTEAQEDAEGELDHSSLQDMLGLPNQDATDAQESIKAKVNAIRNKLVQQGPCHIELDAALDAIASSQQTLGEKLTTFYLPNCDKHGFYKAKQCESSLVGLPGRCWCVSAWNGKILPGAGDIPGDSECHQEVTH